In Pelosinus sp. UFO1, one genomic interval encodes:
- a CDS encoding superoxide dismutase: MANNVINDYIPPGRHKLPPLPYPYDALEPIISSDTLRFHHDHHHKSYVDGLNKAELALVEARRQNNLTFIKYWENELAFNGSGHILHSIYWTIMAPVEFDSEPGRCTMREINKYFGSFDAFLDQLVSATIKVEASGWGILVWNPAFMHLEILTAEKHQNLTQWGTIPILVIDVWEHAYYLDYQYDREQYVKKWLHLINWCEVENRLILAMRGELPLLLADRSPE; this comes from the coding sequence TTGGCTAACAACGTAATCAATGATTATATTCCACCAGGTAGACATAAATTACCGCCATTGCCTTATCCTTATGATGCACTTGAGCCAATTATTAGCTCTGACACCCTTAGGTTTCATCACGATCATCACCACAAGTCTTATGTAGATGGGCTAAATAAGGCTGAGTTAGCGCTAGTAGAAGCTAGGCGGCAAAATAATCTTACCTTCATAAAATATTGGGAAAATGAATTGGCGTTTAATGGGTCAGGGCATATTCTGCATAGCATTTATTGGACAATTATGGCACCTGTAGAATTTGACAGTGAGCCTGGTCGATGTACAATGAGAGAAATTAATAAATACTTTGGAAGTTTTGATGCATTTCTTGACCAGCTTGTGTCGGCAACTATAAAAGTAGAAGCATCTGGCTGGGGGATACTCGTCTGGAATCCAGCTTTTATGCATTTGGAGATTCTTACGGCAGAGAAACACCAAAACCTTACCCAGTGGGGAACAATTCCCATATTGGTAATCGATGTTTGGGAACATGCCTACTATCTTGATTATCAATACGATCGTGAGCAATATGTTAAAAAATGGTTACATTTAATTAATTGGTGCGAGGTTGAAAACCGACTTATACTGGCAATGCGAGGAGAACTGCCATTGCTGTTAGCAGATCGTAGTCCCGAATAA
- a CDS encoding thioesterase family protein codes for MFDLRNVFSLGMNHTVQKLVNESDTATHYGRGSLGTLIATPAFVSLMIDASIATVENRLPEGYVTVGTSFEFTHDAPTCMGMTLRLKSTLVEVNGENLIFDIVASDDYGDVGRGRHQRAVVNRRRLFEKADQRISNS; via the coding sequence ATGTTCGATTTAAGAAACGTATTTTCCTTAGGCATGAATCATACCGTACAAAAATTGGTTAATGAATCAGACACCGCTACGCATTATGGCAGAGGTTCATTGGGAACATTAATTGCGACTCCCGCATTTGTATCCTTAATGATCGACGCATCAATCGCGACAGTGGAAAATCGTCTACCAGAAGGTTATGTGACAGTAGGAACCTCCTTTGAATTTACTCATGATGCTCCTACGTGCATGGGTATGACATTACGATTAAAATCGACTCTCGTTGAAGTCAATGGTGAAAATCTCATTTTTGACATTGTCGCCTCTGATGATTATGGTGATGTTGGTCGCGGACGGCACCAACGTGCCGTTGTCAATCGTCGGCGTCTATTTGAAAAAGCAGATCAGCGGATTAGCAACTCTTAA
- a CDS encoding biotin/lipoyl-containing protein, giving the protein MTNYTVIVNGKSYDVLVEKKKVNTANIINAAPVSAPAPMPIIKSVSKAGGGGENVAAPMPGKIIEIRVREGDSVKKGQELLIMEAMKMHNPILAASDGVISKLFVKVNESVQTGQPILSIK; this is encoded by the coding sequence ATGACAAACTATACTGTTATTGTAAATGGGAAATCTTACGATGTTCTTGTAGAAAAAAAGAAGGTAAATACAGCAAACATTATCAATGCAGCTCCAGTATCTGCACCTGCACCTATGCCTATAATTAAATCCGTTTCGAAAGCAGGGGGCGGGGGTGAGAACGTGGCAGCGCCGATGCCCGGCAAAATTATTGAAATTAGGGTGCGAGAGGGTGACAGCGTTAAGAAAGGACAGGAACTACTTATTATGGAAGCTATGAAAATGCATAATCCGATTCTTGCAGCCTCTGATGGTGTGATCAGTAAATTATTTGTTAAAGTAAATGAATCAGTTCAAACCGGACAACCAATACTCTCTATTAAATAA
- a CDS encoding multidrug efflux MFS transporter: MEIWRKNLWACWFAVFIVSSGMSQMAPILPLYIDHLGIHDAASIAKWSGIVYGSNFISLAIFSPIWGKFADKYGRKSMILRASLWLSIIMTCMGFAENVYQLTGLRMLQGALSGFQSAVVTLVATQTPKERVGWALGVIFSGQVGGTLLGPLFGGYLAEVIGFREEFIFIGVMCFIAFIASFFLVKEQKSIEKQEVLNFHQVWNCLPNPKVMICLFITTLVLQLGLMSIQPIITVYITQLTSDMSHIALISGAVFAASGLASILAASRLGKLSDKIGPQKVLLAALIMAGILFIPQAFVQYSWQLGILRFLLGIATAGLLPSINSLIKQSTSDAIAGRAFGYNQSAQFLGMFLGSILGGQIAAAFGIRYVFFFTGALLLINAFWVYHSIYKEKIQCLPLKE, translated from the coding sequence ATGGAAATCTGGAGAAAAAATTTATGGGCTTGTTGGTTTGCCGTCTTTATTGTGTCATCGGGAATGAGCCAGATGGCCCCCATATTGCCTCTTTATATCGATCACCTTGGTATCCATGATGCAGCGTCAATTGCCAAGTGGTCCGGAATTGTTTATGGCAGTAATTTTATTAGTTTAGCTATATTTTCTCCTATTTGGGGGAAATTCGCAGATAAGTATGGACGAAAATCTATGATTCTACGAGCCAGCCTTTGGTTATCAATTATCATGACATGTATGGGATTTGCGGAAAATGTATATCAACTGACAGGATTGCGTATGCTGCAAGGAGCCCTTTCAGGCTTTCAATCGGCAGTTGTTACTCTAGTTGCTACGCAAACGCCAAAAGAACGAGTTGGATGGGCTTTGGGAGTTATTTTCAGTGGACAAGTGGGTGGTACTTTGCTAGGACCATTATTCGGAGGATACTTAGCAGAGGTAATTGGGTTTCGAGAAGAATTTATATTCATAGGGGTAATGTGCTTTATTGCATTTATTGCATCTTTCTTCTTGGTTAAAGAACAAAAATCTATTGAAAAGCAAGAAGTCCTCAATTTCCATCAAGTTTGGAACTGCCTTCCTAATCCGAAAGTAATGATATGTTTATTCATAACCACCCTTGTGTTGCAGTTAGGCCTTATGTCAATACAGCCGATTATAACCGTTTATATTACCCAGTTAACTTCAGATATGTCTCATATTGCTCTTATTTCAGGCGCAGTCTTTGCTGCTTCAGGACTTGCGAGTATACTAGCGGCTTCCAGGTTGGGAAAACTTTCAGATAAAATTGGACCGCAAAAGGTGCTACTAGCAGCATTAATTATGGCAGGAATACTTTTTATCCCGCAAGCGTTTGTACAGTACTCTTGGCAGCTGGGGATACTGCGGTTTTTGCTAGGAATCGCTACAGCAGGGCTGTTGCCTTCCATTAATAGTCTTATTAAACAAAGTACATCGGATGCAATTGCTGGCCGCGCTTTTGGCTATAACCAGTCTGCCCAGTTTTTAGGTATGTTTTTAGGTTCCATTCTCGGTGGTCAAATAGCTGCTGCTTTTGGTATTCGGTATGTATTTTTCTTTACAGGAGCATTATTATTGATCAATGCTTTCTGGGTGTACCATTCCATCTACAAAGAAAAGATTCAATGTTTGCCACTTAAAGAGTAG
- a CDS encoding beta-ketoacyl-ACP synthase III, which translates to MNNKYVGIIGLGSYVPEKIMTNKDLEQVMDTSDEWIVERTGIRKRHVAAENEATSDLATKAAQKALEDANITAAEIDLIIVATGTADMAFPATACLVQDNLKAINAAAFDVSAACSGFIYALVTGSQFIKAGVYRKVLVIGAETLSRITDWSDRKTGMLFGDGAGAAVLGETPEGYGILGVDLGSNGSGAELLKVPAGGSRNPATAETVLQRQHYIQMDGNEVFKFAVKIMGETTSKALQNANLTPVDVTYLVPHQANIRIIKSAAKRLGLPMEKVVVNVDKYGNTSAASVPIALDEAVKSGVIKPGDIIALVGFGGGLTWASSIMKWYK; encoded by the coding sequence GTGAATAATAAATACGTTGGTATTATTGGGTTAGGGTCTTATGTGCCTGAGAAGATTATGACGAATAAGGACCTAGAACAAGTAATGGATACCTCTGATGAATGGATCGTTGAGCGTACGGGTATTCGCAAACGGCATGTCGCAGCAGAGAATGAAGCTACGTCAGACTTAGCCACGAAAGCGGCTCAAAAGGCATTAGAAGATGCTAATATTACTGCTGCAGAAATAGATTTGATTATTGTTGCAACAGGTACCGCCGATATGGCGTTCCCTGCAACAGCATGTTTGGTGCAAGATAATTTAAAAGCAATAAATGCAGCTGCTTTTGATGTTTCTGCAGCTTGCTCTGGATTTATCTACGCCCTGGTAACCGGTAGTCAATTTATCAAAGCAGGTGTTTATCGTAAAGTATTAGTAATCGGAGCAGAGACCCTTTCCAGAATTACAGATTGGAGTGATCGTAAGACTGGAATGTTATTTGGTGATGGCGCTGGGGCTGCTGTTTTAGGTGAAACGCCGGAGGGTTATGGGATTTTAGGAGTGGATTTGGGTTCAAATGGCAGTGGTGCAGAGCTTCTGAAGGTGCCGGCTGGCGGTTCGCGTAACCCTGCGACGGCTGAAACTGTATTACAAAGACAACATTATATTCAGATGGATGGCAACGAGGTATTTAAATTTGCAGTTAAGATAATGGGAGAAACTACAAGCAAAGCTTTGCAGAATGCAAATCTTACTCCTGTTGACGTAACCTATCTTGTGCCACATCAAGCTAATATTCGGATTATTAAATCAGCAGCGAAAAGGCTGGGTTTACCAATGGAAAAAGTTGTGGTAAACGTTGATAAATATGGAAATACATCGGCGGCTTCTGTTCCCATTGCTCTTGATGAAGCTGTAAAATCGGGGGTAATTAAGCCAGGTGATATTATTGCATTAGTCGGTTTTGGAGGAGGATTAACCTGGGCTTCCAGTATTATGAAGTGGTACAAATGA
- a CDS encoding secondary thiamine-phosphate synthase enzyme YjbQ, translating into MLKEFTIQTPSEGFVTITKQVAQIVEQCHGEKRLCHVFVPHTTAGVTINENADPDVVKDMLLALNHMVPDLAYQHGEGNSPAHVKASLVGSSVSVPIVNGTLYLGTWQGIYFCEFDGPRQRKFCVNIL; encoded by the coding sequence ATGTTGAAAGAGTTTACCATCCAAACTCCTTCTGAAGGTTTTGTTACTATTACTAAGCAGGTGGCCCAGATTGTAGAGCAGTGTCATGGAGAGAAACGTCTATGTCATGTGTTTGTGCCTCATACGACAGCCGGGGTAACGATAAATGAAAATGCGGATCCGGACGTAGTAAAGGATATGTTGCTTGCTCTAAATCATATGGTACCAGATTTAGCCTATCAGCATGGTGAAGGAAATTCACCAGCCCATGTGAAAGCTTCTCTAGTTGGATCATCAGTCAGTGTCCCCATTGTGAATGGAACTTTGTACTTGGGAACTTGGCAAGGCATCTATTTCTGTGAGTTTGATGGACCTAGGCAGAGGAAATTTTGCGTAAACATTTTGTAA
- a CDS encoding TerC family protein, protein MFTSMFEAEFLTALLSIIAIDIVLAGDNAVVIALASRKLPEEQRTKAIYWGTFGAIIIRALMTIIALWLLRIPYLQVLGGILLIPVAIKLVKQDDSHENISASSSLAGAIQTIIVADAIMGIDNVIAVAGASHGNMLLVILGLLISVPIVIWGSKWISAWMVTYPILVYAGAAILAWTAGGMIMNDQIVGTYLRHLSELTDFMIPLAITALVLLVGKIRAKNSVLK, encoded by the coding sequence ATGTTTACTAGTATGTTTGAGGCGGAGTTTTTAACTGCTCTTTTATCAATTATAGCTATCGATATTGTTTTAGCCGGTGATAATGCAGTCGTAATTGCCCTAGCATCGCGGAAATTGCCAGAGGAGCAACGTACCAAAGCAATTTACTGGGGGACTTTCGGTGCCATTATCATTCGTGCACTGATGACGATAATTGCCTTATGGTTGCTTCGTATTCCTTATTTACAAGTTCTTGGTGGTATTTTATTGATTCCTGTAGCAATTAAACTAGTTAAGCAAGATGATTCCCATGAAAATATCAGTGCTTCTTCCAGCCTTGCAGGGGCGATTCAGACAATTATTGTAGCAGATGCAATTATGGGGATTGATAATGTGATTGCTGTTGCCGGTGCATCTCATGGCAACATGCTCTTGGTCATACTCGGATTATTAATTAGTGTTCCCATTGTAATTTGGGGTAGTAAATGGATTTCGGCCTGGATGGTGACCTACCCTATACTTGTCTACGCTGGAGCCGCTATTCTAGCTTGGACAGCTGGAGGGATGATCATGAATGATCAGATTGTCGGGACTTATTTACGACATCTTTCTGAGTTAACAGACTTCATGATTCCTCTTGCAATTACAGCTTTAGTATTGCTGGTAGGTAAGATTAGGGCCAAGAATTCAGTTTTAAAGTAA
- a CDS encoding LysE family translocator, with translation MNSVLLIKCIISGFLLAAPIGPVNLICIRYTLSEGRISGLAIGMGAALADVVYGSSAAAGLSVLTAFIHQYDVAFRWGGGLFIMYLGFLTFRATPTPNDKNKKCNRNLYNQFAGIFLLTLTNPVTMFTFIAVFSSFGIAVLVTDLFTTFLAALGVFIGSALWWIALTSIVCHFRSRVTPSIIVLINKSAGIIIALLGIASIIGL, from the coding sequence ATGAATTCTGTTCTTCTTATTAAATGTATCATTAGTGGTTTTCTTCTCGCCGCTCCGATTGGACCGGTCAATTTAATCTGCATCCGCTACACCTTAAGTGAAGGGCGTATATCTGGACTTGCTATCGGCATGGGAGCTGCATTAGCCGATGTAGTATATGGTTCTTCAGCGGCAGCAGGACTCAGTGTTCTAACTGCCTTTATTCATCAGTACGATGTAGCCTTTCGCTGGGGAGGCGGACTATTCATTATGTACCTTGGATTTCTAACATTTCGCGCTACCCCCACACCCAACGACAAGAATAAGAAATGCAACCGTAACCTTTATAACCAATTTGCAGGGATTTTTCTCCTTACACTAACCAATCCTGTTACTATGTTTACTTTTATCGCTGTTTTTTCATCCTTTGGCATTGCAGTTCTTGTGACAGATCTATTTACAACATTTCTAGCTGCTTTAGGGGTTTTTATTGGCTCAGCCCTTTGGTGGATTGCTCTCACTAGTATTGTATGTCATTTTCGCAGCAGAGTGACCCCATCCATCATAGTCCTCATTAACAAATCAGCAGGTATTATTATAGCCTTACTAGGCATCGCTTCTATTATAGGATTATAA
- a CDS encoding NADH peroxidase, translating into MKRFICAICGYAHEGENAPASCPQCKAPAEKFIEKSTAGLNWADEHRIGVAVGIDPEIVEGLRMNFVGECTEIGMYLAMSRQADREGFPEVAEAYKRIAFEEAEHAAKFAELLGEVVHPSTKKNLELRVEAEYGACEGKLGLAKKAKQLNLDAIHDTVHEMCKDEARHGAAFKGLLDRYFSK; encoded by the coding sequence ATGAAAAGATTTATCTGTGCAATCTGTGGTTATGCTCACGAAGGAGAGAATGCTCCAGCATCCTGTCCTCAGTGTAAGGCTCCTGCTGAAAAATTTATTGAAAAATCAACTGCTGGTTTAAACTGGGCAGATGAACATAGAATTGGCGTTGCTGTTGGGATTGATCCTGAAATCGTTGAAGGTCTGAGAATGAACTTCGTAGGTGAATGTACAGAAATTGGTATGTATTTAGCAATGAGCCGTCAAGCTGACAGAGAAGGCTTTCCTGAAGTAGCGGAAGCTTATAAAAGAATTGCCTTTGAAGAAGCCGAACATGCTGCAAAATTTGCTGAACTGCTAGGTGAAGTCGTACATCCTTCCACTAAGAAAAATCTTGAACTTCGCGTTGAAGCTGAATATGGTGCTTGCGAAGGAAAATTAGGCTTAGCAAAAAAAGCGAAACAATTGAACCTAGATGCAATCCATGACACTGTACATGAAATGTGTAAGGATGAAGCTCGTCATGGTGCTGCTTTTAAAGGTCTTTTAGACAGATACTTCAGTAAATAA
- a CDS encoding PhzF family isomerase codes for MKTYQVYQVDSFTREKFTGNPAGVVLNADGLSEKQMLAIARELNNSETAFVFSPDASDHDLKIRYFTPTTEVPVCGHATIAAHFVRATVNQMASSTISHKIGIGILPVEIIKEEQGYLIVMTQGKIEFAEPIVGQEKKDIVAALGLTQEDLDQRCPIQIVSTGHSKVMIGINSRKKLDSLVPDMVSLGKLSALIGCNGYFVFTLDAEMPGVLTHGRMFAPAIGIVEDPVTGNANGPLGAYLIKHDLVKHNNHSFSFKGEQGKAIGRSGIVEVQVKMEEGEPVEVKIGGRAVILFQTTIEL; via the coding sequence ATGAAAACATATCAAGTATATCAGGTTGACTCATTCACTAGGGAAAAATTTACAGGAAATCCTGCTGGAGTTGTATTAAATGCAGATGGGCTTTCTGAAAAACAAATGTTAGCAATTGCCCGGGAGCTGAACAATTCAGAGACTGCATTTGTTTTCTCGCCAGACGCTTCAGACCATGATCTTAAAATTCGATACTTTACCCCCACGACGGAGGTGCCAGTTTGTGGGCATGCTACGATAGCTGCTCATTTTGTTCGGGCTACTGTAAATCAGATGGCTTCTTCAACGATATCACACAAAATTGGTATCGGTATATTGCCAGTTGAAATTATTAAGGAAGAACAGGGTTATTTAATCGTAATGACGCAAGGCAAGATTGAATTTGCCGAGCCTATAGTAGGACAAGAGAAGAAGGACATAGTGGCAGCATTAGGATTAACGCAAGAAGATCTTGACCAGCGCTGCCCCATCCAAATTGTATCAACGGGGCACTCTAAAGTTATGATTGGGATTAACTCAAGAAAAAAATTAGATTCCTTAGTACCAGATATGGTTTCATTAGGCAAGCTAAGTGCATTAATTGGCTGCAATGGATATTTTGTTTTTACCTTAGATGCTGAAATGCCAGGTGTTTTAACTCATGGAAGAATGTTTGCTCCAGCAATTGGTATTGTTGAAGATCCTGTGACGGGTAATGCTAACGGACCTCTTGGGGCATACCTAATAAAGCATGATTTGGTAAAGCATAATAATCATTCTTTTTCGTTTAAAGGAGAACAAGGCAAGGCAATTGGTCGTAGTGGAATCGTAGAAGTCCAGGTAAAGATGGAAGAAGGCGAACCAGTAGAGGTTAAAATTGGTGGCAGAGCAGTCATTCTTTTTCAAACTACGATTGAGTTGTAA
- a CDS encoding sodium ion-translocating decarboxylase subunit beta — translation MFEQISSLMISLAEQTGLAQIWWGNIFMILVGAVLVYLALSRRYEPFLLLGIGFSCIVANVPGSDLTQPGGLFYYAYKGVEMVIIPPLIFLGVGAMTDFGPMIANPSLMILGAAAHLGIFIALIGAKALGFTLAEAGAIGIIGGADGPMAIFVTMKLAPHLLPQIAVAAYSYMALMPLIQPPIMRLLTSPAERKIVMKQGRTVSRLEKICFPFVIAIIVNLLLPPVAPLITMLMLGNMLREVLMVDRLASTAANDLMNVITITLTVAVGSTMGADQFLNIKTLQIILLGLIAFIGGTASGVIGAKVMNWISGGKINPLIGSAGIASVPIAARVSHVVGLKENPYNFLIMHAMGPNLAGVFGTAISGGIMLALIGVK, via the coding sequence ATGTTCGAGCAAATATCATCTCTTATGATAAGCCTTGCAGAACAAACTGGACTGGCTCAAATATGGTGGGGCAATATTTTTATGATACTCGTAGGGGCAGTACTTGTTTATCTTGCACTATCCCGCAGATATGAGCCCTTTTTGCTGCTTGGTATTGGATTTTCTTGTATTGTTGCCAATGTACCTGGATCTGATCTTACCCAGCCAGGTGGACTCTTCTACTACGCCTATAAAGGAGTTGAGATGGTTATTATTCCACCTCTCATCTTCTTGGGAGTAGGTGCTATGACAGATTTTGGTCCGATGATAGCCAATCCTAGTTTGATGATCCTTGGTGCGGCAGCTCATTTGGGTATATTTATTGCACTTATTGGGGCAAAAGCATTGGGGTTTACATTGGCTGAGGCTGGTGCAATTGGTATTATTGGCGGCGCTGATGGTCCAATGGCTATCTTTGTTACGATGAAACTTGCCCCTCATTTATTGCCGCAGATTGCGGTGGCGGCGTACTCTTACATGGCTTTGATGCCCCTGATCCAGCCGCCAATCATGAGGCTTTTAACCTCTCCTGCAGAACGAAAAATAGTTATGAAACAAGGTCGAACAGTTAGCCGTCTAGAAAAAATTTGTTTTCCTTTCGTAATTGCCATCATTGTAAATCTTTTGCTGCCCCCAGTTGCTCCTTTGATTACTATGCTGATGCTTGGCAATATGCTAAGAGAAGTGTTAATGGTTGACCGTTTGGCAAGTACGGCAGCGAATGACTTGATGAACGTAATTACCATAACATTGACGGTAGCCGTTGGCTCAACCATGGGAGCCGATCAATTTCTCAACATAAAAACATTACAAATCATCCTCCTTGGATTAATCGCCTTTATTGGCGGGACAGCTTCAGGCGTGATTGGTGCTAAGGTGATGAACTGGATTAGCGGTGGCAAAATTAATCCATTAATTGGCTCAGCTGGGATTGCATCTGTGCCGATTGCAGCACGCGTTTCTCACGTGGTAGGTCTGAAAGAAAATCCGTATAATTTTTTGATTATGCATGCGATGGGACCTAATCTTGCAGGTGTTTTTGGTACTGCCATATCAGGTGGTATCATGTTAGCGCTTATCGGAGTTAAATAA
- a CDS encoding twin-arginine translocation signal domain-containing protein, protein MGLEFNDKDGLSRRRFLQVSAGTATAMMVATLPNLSWAQVLKTEKVGLDQCLNLTPLDMAKRSNLVQSAYSYITGICGEIKNQALRDQVLQVIHNPAPTFMERYTTSDAKRMLWQKLVAANYVSDAIGVMDFLPPNENIQKASQPFFAAPGSGYMSHHAYPGGLATHTAFNIRSSLNVYQAYFETFDYKLDRDIVIAAQALHDLHKPWVFQWQEDGTSLKEITLAGQGAHHVLGIAESIYRGFSPEVVVAQACAHNHPGSDKDEAEVVEWIKAASIIADKDPIREGLLSADGSTLPIPRRQENFVTHLGDHDWVLSGPAVKWTLPALKNIAKQEYKMSDQELNGKKFNYFRNYVFSQFSAMRSYQVLVTQGEAGLKAKVKEMID, encoded by the coding sequence ATGGGACTAGAGTTTAATGACAAGGATGGTCTTTCAAGGCGCAGATTTTTGCAAGTTTCTGCGGGCACAGCAACCGCGATGATGGTTGCTACACTACCTAATCTTTCCTGGGCCCAAGTTTTAAAAACGGAAAAAGTTGGTCTTGATCAATGTTTGAATCTAACTCCGTTAGACATGGCTAAAAGATCGAATTTGGTTCAATCTGCTTATAGTTATATTACTGGAATTTGTGGTGAAATAAAAAATCAGGCATTACGCGATCAAGTATTACAAGTCATTCATAATCCTGCCCCTACATTTATGGAAAGATACACTACTAGTGATGCAAAAAGGATGTTATGGCAAAAATTAGTTGCTGCTAATTATGTAAGTGATGCGATTGGGGTAATGGATTTTTTACCACCCAATGAAAATATCCAAAAGGCTTCGCAACCTTTTTTCGCTGCTCCTGGGAGTGGATATATGAGTCATCATGCCTATCCAGGTGGTTTGGCAACACACACTGCATTCAACATACGATCGTCCCTTAATGTGTATCAAGCATATTTTGAAACTTTTGACTATAAACTCGACCGAGATATTGTTATTGCGGCCCAAGCTCTGCATGATTTGCATAAGCCCTGGGTCTTTCAATGGCAGGAGGATGGAACTAGTCTAAAAGAGATTACCCTTGCTGGGCAGGGGGCTCACCACGTATTAGGTATTGCTGAGTCGATTTATCGCGGTTTTTCGCCAGAAGTCGTTGTGGCCCAAGCTTGCGCTCACAATCATCCTGGTTCAGATAAAGATGAGGCAGAAGTAGTTGAGTGGATTAAAGCGGCTAGCATAATCGCCGATAAAGATCCTATACGGGAAGGTCTTTTGTCAGCAGATGGTAGTACTTTACCGATTCCTCGCCGCCAAGAGAATTTCGTTACTCATCTAGGTGACCATGACTGGGTTTTAAGTGGACCAGCCGTAAAATGGACATTGCCAGCTTTAAAAAATATTGCGAAACAGGAATATAAAATGAGCGACCAGGAGTTAAACGGTAAAAAATTTAATTACTTTCGTAATTATGTGTTTTCTCAATTTTCGGCTATGCGGTCTTATCAAGTGCTTGTCACTCAAGGTGAGGCAGGATTAAAGGCAAAAGTTAAGGAAATGATAGATTAG
- a CDS encoding phenylacetate--CoA ligase family protein, whose product MIAEVIDKTLRRFEERNYQPAVVKKAGNFLRNMMEHGLKPELIVAIQERRLRNVIEYVYAHSPFYQRMFEQCKVRPEDIRKAGDLHKLAFTTANDIRKWQDFLCVPEEKMSAVFTTSGTTGEPKRMYYTYREMQTLSNLYGAAIRVVHTGRLVALVALPIGHGLWIGGASVQRAVERAGGLPLNVGADNPKETIKWMQRFSPNFIFSSPSYMTALTREAQEIGYQYHLDKIILVGELLTSAHKELFTGYWGAAVFDSYGSTEIGSAQTIALPECSAFHLNDLHLITEIIDPITGQPAEEGELVFTTIRREGMPLLRYRSGDKASWAECKCWLPLRAIKIKGRTDDMIVAGDMNLYGRVIADAISKVSNATGRIKLTVAKEGLGDTMTITVEGKPSKESVHKALLAAYPELTINTQNGNLQLIIETSLDLGSQIKDVKIMDLR is encoded by the coding sequence ATGATTGCAGAAGTTATTGACAAAACACTGCGGCGTTTTGAAGAACGTAACTATCAGCCGGCAGTAGTCAAAAAGGCCGGTAATTTTTTGCGTAACATGATGGAACACGGACTAAAGCCGGAGTTAATTGTTGCCATTCAAGAACGGCGACTGCGCAATGTTATAGAGTATGTGTATGCACATTCACCTTTTTATCAGCGTATGTTTGAACAATGTAAAGTACGTCCTGAAGATATAAGGAAGGCTGGTGATTTACATAAGCTTGCCTTTACTACTGCAAATGATATAAGAAAATGGCAGGATTTTCTTTGTGTGCCAGAAGAAAAAATGTCTGCTGTGTTCACTACTTCAGGTACAACCGGTGAACCCAAAAGAATGTATTATACCTATCGTGAAATGCAGACACTGTCCAATCTTTATGGCGCGGCAATTCGTGTTGTGCATACAGGAAGACTTGTTGCTTTGGTTGCCCTGCCCATCGGGCATGGTCTGTGGATTGGCGGCGCCAGTGTACAGCGTGCGGTGGAACGTGCAGGCGGGTTACCGTTAAATGTTGGTGCTGACAACCCGAAGGAAACCATTAAATGGATGCAGCGCTTTTCACCTAACTTTATTTTTTCTTCTCCGTCCTATATGACAGCCTTGACCCGTGAGGCACAAGAAATAGGTTATCAATACCACCTTGATAAAATTATACTCGTTGGTGAATTATTGACTTCAGCGCATAAAGAATTATTTACTGGATATTGGGGTGCAGCTGTTTTTGATAGTTACGGTTCAACGGAAATTGGCAGTGCTCAAACGATTGCTCTGCCAGAATGCAGTGCTTTTCACCTGAATGATCTGCATCTTATCACAGAAATTATTGATCCGATCACTGGTCAACCAGCGGAGGAAGGGGAATTAGTATTTACCACCATCCGTAGGGAAGGTATGCCATTACTTCGTTATCGATCTGGAGATAAGGCAAGCTGGGCGGAATGTAAATGCTGGCTGCCACTTAGGGCTATTAAGATTAAAGGACGTACTGATGACATGATCGTTGCAGGCGACATGAACCTTTATGGTCGTGTAATTGCTGATGCGATAAGTAAGGTCTCTAATGCTACTGGTCGGATAAAATTGACAGTAGCTAAAGAAGGGCTTGGCGATACAATGACGATTACAGTTGAAGGTAAACCAAGCAAAGAATCAGTGCATAAGGCATTACTGGCGGCATATCCTGAGCTAACGATTAACACACAAAATGGTAATTTACAATTGATTATCGAAACGTCGCTGGATCTTGGCTCCCAGATTAAAGATGTAAAAATAATGGATTTACGCTAG